The proteins below come from a single Jaculus jaculus isolate mJacJac1 chromosome 12, mJacJac1.mat.Y.cur, whole genome shotgun sequence genomic window:
- the Cdrt4 gene encoding CMT1A duplicated region transcript 4 protein yields the protein MGEQLKRLTANIGLPLDLLEKHDTWSAYVIHTSPMVKRLIEKSKTPELECIFAVDGSQRPQRPSKLCNFMQLKRKKPSKDSGEILLKDTLSETMLSMWGTYSIANLSPAAAPEPAHLKTESRDSPTTNYNKIVFSRIPAMKTLPYATLQTNKKKHDNVQKGFL from the exons atgGGGGAGCAGCTGAAAA GACTCACAGCAAACATTGGACTCCCCCTGGATCTGCTTGAAAAACATGACACTTGGTCAGCTTATGTCATACACACCTCCCCGATGGTAAAACGACTCATTGAGAAGAGCAAAACCCCAGAGCTAGAGTGCATATTTGCTGTGGACGGAAGCCAGCGGCCACAGCGGCCCAGCAAGCTCTGCAACTTCATGCAGCTGAAAAGGAAAAAGCCCTCCAAGGACTCGGGCGAGATCCTGCTCAAGGATACCCTGTCGGAGACCATGCTGTCAATGTGGGGCACTTATTCCATCGCCAACCTGAGCCCTGCTGCTGCCCCAGAACCCGCACACTTAAAAACAGAATCCAGAGACAGTCCCACCACAAACTATAACAAGATTGTTTTCTCCCGAATTCCTGCCATGAAGACGCTCCCGTACGCCACCCTGCAGACCAACAAGAAGAAACATGACAACGTGCAGAAGGGATTCCTGTAG